From the genome of Phycisphaerae bacterium:
TACTGGTCGTCATTGTGGTTTTGGCGGCAGCGGCGGGTGGAGGGTATGCGTACTGGCATTACTCGGAGGGTGAACCGCCTTCGTACCGCACCGCCGTGGTGCAGCGGGGCGATCTGCTGGTGAGCATCAGCGCCACTGGGACGGTGGAGCCGGAAGAGGTCATTGACGTGGGTGCCCAGGTAGCGGGCAGGATTGAGATGTTTGGCCAGGATCCCCGGGGTGAGACGGTGGACTACAGTTCGCCCGTGGAGGTTGGCACGGTTCTGGCTCACATTGACGATTCGCTGTATGCGGCCGATGTGGCCCAGGCGGAGGCTCAGCTGGAGCAGGCCAAGGCCAGTGTGCTGAAGGCCCAGGCTGATCTCGAGCAGATGAAAGCCAAGCTTCACCAGGCGGAGAAGAACTGGACCCGGGCCAAGGAGCTGGGCATTTCGCGGGCCCTATCGGCCACGGACTTCGATTCCTACGAGGCCGCGTACGAGACGGCCAAAGCCACGGTGGGTGTCGGCGAAGCCACCATTGTCCAGGCCCAGAAAGCGGTGCTTCAGTCGGAAGCGAGCCTGAGGCGTTTTCGCACCAACCTCGGCTACTGCACGATCAAGTCGCCGGTCAAGGGGATCATCATTGCCCGGCGGGTCAACATTGGCCAGACGGTGGTGGCCAGTTTGAACGCACCGAGTCTGTTCCTCATTGCGAAGGATCTGACGCGGATGCAGGTCTGGGCGTCGGTGAACGAGGCGGACATTGGGCGGATCACGGTCGGCCAGCCGGTCAGTTTCACGGTGGATGCTCATCCGGGCGAGGTTTTTCACGGTGAGGTCAGCAAGATCCGGCTGAACGCGAGCATGACCCAGAACGTGGTCACCTACACGGTGGAGATCACGACCGACAACTCGAACGGTCGGCTGCTTCCTTACCTGACGGCCAATGTGCAGTTTGAAGTGACCCGCCGCAAGGAGGTGTTGATGGTGCCGAATGCCGCCCTGCGGTACGTACCCGGGCCGGAGCAGGTCATTCCGGAGGCTCGAGGGGAGTATGGTGGCATGGGAAGCCGGGGCATGGCGGCCTCGCCCTCGGGTTTGGCGGTTTCGAGGCCGGTCTCATCGAAGCCGGCGGGTTCAGGGCCTCCGGCGGTCAAGAGGTTGCAGAACCGGGGGACGGTGTGGGTTCAAGATGGGCTTTTCGTTCGTCCGGTGGTGGTTGACACTGGTTTGACCGACGGATCGATGACTGAAGTGCCGGGGGGTGTTCTCCGGGAAGGGATGGAGGTGGTGATTGGCGAAGTCATCAAGAT
Proteins encoded in this window:
- a CDS encoding efflux RND transporter periplasmic adaptor subunit; its protein translation is MRGLLVVIVVLAAAAGGGYAYWHYSEGEPPSYRTAVVQRGDLLVSISATGTVEPEEVIDVGAQVAGRIEMFGQDPRGETVDYSSPVEVGTVLAHIDDSLYAADVAQAEAQLEQAKASVLKAQADLEQMKAKLHQAEKNWTRAKELGISRALSATDFDSYEAAYETAKATVGVGEATIVQAQKAVLQSEASLRRFRTNLGYCTIKSPVKGIIIARRVNIGQTVVASLNAPSLFLIAKDLTRMQVWASVNEADIGRITVGQPVSFTVDAHPGEVFHGEVSKIRLNASMTQNVVTYTVEITTDNSNGRLLPYLTANVQFEVTRRKEVLMVPNAALRYVPGPEQVIPEARGEYGGMGSRGMAASPSGLAVSRPVSSKPAGSGPPAVKRLQNRGTVWVQDGLFVRPVVVDTGLTDGSMTEVPGGVLREGMEVVIGEVIKIDGDGPRSPFTPQIRGQRRPQ